CAAACAATACCTGCACCTATAAATCAAACTATAAATCAAACTATACCTGTACCTATAAATCAAACTATACCTGCATCAATTGACGCAGCATGTTAAATCCAGTTATTACAATCATAATTCAAACGATCAGTTAAGACAATTTATGTTGGAGTAAcagaaggatgaaatattttAGTATACATCTACATTATCTAGTGTTCTCAATTGTGGGGAAGGATCCACGTAGATAGGAACAAATAGTTGGCATGATTCCTCTTTCATATCTTTTGCAATCACAGTTTGAATCAAGCAGGCATTTTGTTGGTTGTTTAGAATTACAATAGATATACTCATTTGTTCTCTTCTTGGGGAATCTGCATTAAGAATAAGCAAAGCAGTAAGTACTGCTATGCTTTAGGCACAGCCACTGTCCAAAGGATACGATGACAAATATGAAATTGAAGaaatacataaaatatcaataactCACTAGAAAATTTGTggtgttttggttttctttttgaGCCTGACTTCTTCTCTGAGCTGGAATGTCTCATTGTCTCACCACCCACACGAGCCTGACCCTTCTTTGAGTTTAAGCTGCCACCAGCACCACCCTGTGTCTTGCCAGAATCTTTCTCACGCATACCCAATGATGCATCTTTCTTGACTTCGCCTCCGTCACCCTCACCTAGTTCCCGTATCCTATCAGCATTATCGATTTCATTATGCGTGTCCTGCATATCAGTGGCATCATTGTACTCGTCATCAAGATCATCCTCCTTGACCTCAGTATCCTGCTTCAGCTCCTCATCATCTTCTACGGAAACCTCGTTTTTCTCTTCATGAGAATACAGCTCCGCCCGCCCACCCTCATTGGACAATTTGTCCTCGGTCTTCCCACCTCCCTTCTCCTCAACTTTATCCAGGCGATCTTTCATGGACACCTGCTCTTTTCCGCTCGTTCCACTCTCCGAGAACCCTTTTTTTTCCACGCCGTGTTGCTCCTTCGACAAACCCTCCTTGTTGAAATCGTTGTCCCTCCTCCTATCATCCCCATCCCAGTACCTCGAATCGCGGCCGATCTTGCCCGAGCCGCGCCCGAACTTGAGCTCCGTCGAGTGCGCCGACCGATTCACCCGCGGATGGAACTCCAATTCGTCATTCTCGTCGCCATCCTTGGCCAAATCTCTTCGAACATCTGCGAAGATTAAAACTCTGAGGCAACAACCAGATCAATGAAAGTGAGAAGAGTAGGATTCGGGGAAAGCGCCGCACCCTTGCGAGAGGAGGAGAGTCGACCGGAGGTGGCAAAGGTGACCAGGAGGACGACTGCGAGGGCCACGGCGAGGACAGCGGCAGAGGGGCGTCGGGGGGCCTTGCCCAGGCGGCGGATCCGGGCGGGGCGTTGGGGGATCCGGTCGACGGGGTCGTTGTGGACACGAACGGCGAGCCTCTCCGTGCCCGATGGCCGATACTGAGCCATCATCACATTCTGTTTTCTGCGCTCTTCAAAGACAAGATTTTATACTTTCGTCTCCAACACTTCTTTTCTTTATCatatctttccctttttttttctaggGTTAGGAAGGGGAAGGTATAATTTATTAtgcgtttaattaattattacaattgatttattaattttataaatataaatcactcaatcaaaatatttaaattcaatttaaattattaatttgatatttttttcttgatttattaACTTTATAAATATATCAATTTGAAATATATTGTCAAAGTATAATGGATCGCTATCCCTCTCACCAAATATAATGATATTAAACTTATATATGTCCAGACTcttcaaaagatatttttattgagataacactattacatatatatatatatatatatatatatatatatatatattagcaatTAAAAGTTCGTGTTCTCCTGCGTTGTCTTCTTCAACGACAGGACCACATGTGGAGACTTGATTGCAGAGTTCTCCTCACTCAGCTGGACAACTTATTTTCCTTGAAACATATGCAGCATTTTGCAGTGATGAGAATGAAGTAGAAGCAAAGCAATCAAACTCATCATCACACTAACATAACATGCTTGCATTTATCTCCTTTGCCTGAGGACTTCACCATTGTCGCCCATGTCAGAAACCATGGAAGGCCAAGCATCCTCTGTTCCTATGCGAGGAGAGGTGGAGACGACTCGCCCCTTCCGGTCGGTGAAGGATGCTGTCGCAGTTCTCGACGAGCGCTTTCTTTCCGGCCATGCTCGATCTCCGAAGGCCAACACACGACCAATAAGATCACATCCAGCGCCAAAGGCAGTCTTCTCGGCCTCCACTTCGCCACCTTCCTACACCTCTTCTGCAGCGCTCTCAGTGTTCAGCTCTCTGAGAAACGTGGAGGCAGAACTAGAGAAGATGAAGCGAGAACTGATGCTCCTGAAGGAGAGAGAATCCGACACGGCAAGAACAATTGCCACTCTCAATTTCCAGTTCCGTAAAAGCATGTGTAAAGCGGCGGAGATCGACGCAGTCGCCAACGCAGCAGAGAGCAGTGTGTCAATGGAACTGCCTAATAAAACTCGGAGCGAGCCATGGCGAGATGACCGACCAAGAAACGTCGAGAAGGAAAATGACTTCGGTGGGAGGAGAAGGATCAAATTGCACAAGAGGAAGCCTGTCATTCCACTGATCGGAGATCTTCTCTCCGGGAAAACAGAATCCACTGATCTCAACATCTCTCTCTACCCTCGTTCCACAATCTACAGCTTCAGCTAGTCTTCTCCCTGCAATTGTTTGTTTCCCTTTCTTTTCTGTGTGCTGTGAACTATCGATGCTgtaagctttatatatatatatatatatatatatatatatatatatatatatatatatatatatatatatatccgatgACTACAAATATATATGATTCAAAGGATGGTCGAAATATTGATGATGCCAGCCAGCTGAGTGCTCTTCGTCAGGACATTTCATACAACAGCATCAACTCTATATAGAATGCTGTTGAAGGCTAAATATATCCCTTCCCcgctctttcctctctctctcagagCCTGGCCCTTGTTTTACGTGAGCCTCTGTAGAAGGTTTCAACCTCCTTCCAATGGCGACCGGCTTCTCTCTCCTCCCACCACCCGGGAACAGCTGGAGAACATAGCACATCAGAGAGAAGCATCGACGCAGATGTGATCGAAGTGCACCCGCAGACCGGAACGATCGTCTCGGCGGCAGCCTCTTCTTGGCACCAATGCCGCCCAGCGAGGGAAGGGGCCGTAACTTGTGCATCTGGTTTATCTCCTGCCTCTTCTTTCTCGTCCTCCTCGCTGGCGGAGCTTTCCTCGTGCTCTACATCACCTTGCCCGAAACCAAAGACACGGCCTGGTTCCCGATCGCCGGGATGACACTGGTGACCGTTCCGTGGATGTTCTGGTTCACGACGTGCATCTACCGGTTCGTCGCGACGGGGAAGGAAGGAGGAGCGAGACCGGTGC
The window above is part of the Musa acuminata AAA Group cultivar baxijiao chromosome BXJ2-6, Cavendish_Baxijiao_AAA, whole genome shotgun sequence genome. Proteins encoded here:
- the LOC103989789 gene encoding uncharacterized protein LOC103989789 is translated as MEGQASSVPMRGEVETTRPFRSVKDAVAVLDERFLSGHARSPKANTRPIRSHPAPKAVFSASTSPPSYTSSAALSVFSSLRNVEAELEKMKRELMLLKERESDTARTIATLNFQFRKSMCKAAEIDAVANAAESSVSMELPNKTRSEPWRDDRPRNVEKENDFGGRRRIKLHKRKPVIPLIGDLLSGKTESTDLNISLYPRSTIYSFS